A portion of the Salminus brasiliensis chromosome 9, fSalBra1.hap2, whole genome shotgun sequence genome contains these proteins:
- the LOC140561840 gene encoding C-C chemokine receptor type 1, whose protein sequence is MDVLHPSHINESQDYSYDDYYSLEASVDYGPCQKHQAKHFSQAFLPVFYSITCVLGIIMNVLLLCVFIKCKTLRRALPLNMVSADLLFTGTLPFWAVYAGDEWIFGHHACKIVTLLYIVGLYSSNLFVGFMILQKYVDIACGSVTRARRRVALCTFLWLLSALAAAPHLYFIEAHEFQGQMICTYHFLHKHGWKIYMRFQMIVLGFCVPLFVLVFSSVVVLRTVARRTLFLQRSRTLTLVMGFTVLFFVLWFPYSVVIFLHSLQELHLISECVTSLHLDLAIVGTECIAFMHVYLNPLAYVFLNRRIWKKMRGRCMAQGENLLGASESTISVSSQDSAVELKALHMYPSPESDDSNAERQSHFLPYVT, encoded by the coding sequence ATGGATGTTTTGCATCCTTCACACATCAACGAGAGCCAAGATTACAGCTATGATGACTATTACAGCTTAGAGGCATCAGTGGATTACGGACCCTGTCAGAAGCATCAGGCAAAGCATTTCAGCCAAGCCTTCCTGCCGGTTTTCTACTCCATTACTTGTGTTCTTGGCATCATTATGAACGTCCTCCTTCTCTGTGTTTTCATCAAGTGTAAAACTCTGAGGAGAGCACTTCCCCTCAACATGGTCAGTGCCGACCTTCTGTTTACAGGCACCCTTCCCTTCTGGGCGGTGTATGCAGGAGATGAGTGGATCTTTGGGCACCATGCGTGCAAGATTGTGACGTTACTCTACATTGTTGGATTGTACAGCAGTAATCTGTTTGTGGGATTTATGATCCTGCAGAAATATGTGGACATAGCATGTGGGAGTGTGACCAGAGCCAGGAGAAGAGTAGCTCTGTGCACATTTCTCTGGCTTCTTTCTGCTTTGGCTGCAGCTCCGCATCTCTACTTCATAGAAGCTCACGAGTTCCAGGGCCAGATGATCTGCACCTATCACTTCTTGCACAAACATGGCTGGAAAATCTACATGAGGTTTCAGATGATTGTCCTTGGATTCTGCGTTCCTCTCTTTGTTCTCGTCTTCTCCTCCGTTGTGGTCCTCCGAACCGTGGCCAGGAGGACTCTTTTTCTGCAGAGGTCCAGAACCTTGACGTTGGTGATGGGATTCACCGTTCTGTTTTTTGTCCTCTGGTTCCCCTACAGTGTTGTGATCTTCTTGCACTCTTTGCAGGAGCTTCATCTTATATCTGAGTGTGTCACCAGCCTGCACCTGGACCTGGCCATCGTGGGTACAGAGTGTATTGCGTTCATGCACGTTTACCTGAATCCGTTGGCGTACGTTTTTCTCAACAGGAGGATTTGGAAGAAAATGCGAGGACGATGCATGGCTCAGGGGGAGAACCTGCTTGGTGCTTCTGAAAGCACCATCAGTGTGTCCAGTCAAGACAGTGCTGTGGAGCTGAAGGCACTCCATATGTACCCCAGTCCTGAATCTGATGACTCCAATGCTGAGCGACAGAGTCACTTCTTACCATACGTAACATAG
- the LOC140561830 gene encoding 5-beta-cholestane-3-alpha,7-alpha-diol 12-alpha-hydroxylase-like — MGFLLQILLAVFVSLLGGLYLLGAFRRRRPGEPPLDKGPLPWLGHVIEFRRDTAKFLERMKKKHGDIFTVQLGGFYFTFLTDPHSFGSVVKEARGKLDFTVFARHLVQRVFGYHSLEDDHKFMQASSNKHLMGDGLVVMTQGMMNNLQNLMLHSLGSGDEAKPWHEDGLFFYCYNIVFRAGYLALFGNETEKTSGTLEKAKEMDRIQSDELFHEFRKYDQLFPNLAYGVLGPLEKMEAERLKKTFWNILSVQKVTSKENISSWVREAQQIRAEQGMDEHMLNRYMFLLLWASQGNTGPASFWLLLFLMKNPDAMKAIRNEVEEVLRETGQEVKPGGPLINLTRDMLLKTPILDSAVEESLRMTAAPVLTRAVLQDMSLMMIDGRQYNIRMGDRVSLFPYTAVQMDPEVHPDPHTFKYDRFLNPEGGKKTDFYKDGKKLKYYNMPWGAGVSMCPGRFFATNELKQFVFLMITYFDFELKTPDDEIPDIDTKRWGFGTMQPTRDIQFRYKLRF; from the coding sequence ATGGGCTTTCTGCTGCAAATCCTGCTTGCTGTGTTTGTCTCGTTGCTCGGGGGACTTTATCTACTGGGAGCTTTTCGCCGACGAAGACCAGGCGAACCCCCACTGGATAAAGGTCCTCTTCCATGGCTGGGCCATGTAATCGAGTTCAGGAGAGACACAGCAAAGTTTCTGGAGAGAATGAAGAAAAAGCATGGGGATATTTTCACAGTGCAGCTGGGAGGGTTCTACTtcaccttcctgacagatccaCATTCCTTCGGATCGGTGGTCAAAGAGGCTCGAGGTAAACTAGACTTCACTGTGTTTGCACGGCATCTGGTTCAGCGAGTGTTTGGATACCATTCCCTTGAAGATGACCACAAGTTTATGCAGGCCTCCAGCAATAAGCACCTGATGGGCGACGGGTTGGTTGTAATGACCCAGGGCATGATGAACAACCTCCAGAACCTCATGTTGCACAGCTTGGGCTCCGGTGATGAAGCCAAACCGTGGCACGAAGATGGGCTCTTCTTTTACTGCTACAACATCGTCTTTCGTGCAGGTTACTTGGCGCTGTTTGGCAATGAGACAGAAAAAACCTCAGGCACTTTGGAGAAAGCCAAGGAGATGGACCGAATTCAGTCAGATGAACTCTTCCACGAGTTTCGCAAGTATGATCAGCTCTTCCCCAACCTGGCATATGGGGTCCTGGGGCCCTTGGAGAAGATGGAGGCTGAGCGGCTGAAGAAGACCTTCTGGAACATTCTGTCAGTGCAGAAGGTGACGTCTAaggagaacatcagcagctGGGTGAGAGAGGCCCAACAGATCCGGGCTGAGCAGGGCATGGACGAGCACATGCTGAACAGATACATGTTCCTTCTCCTGTGGGCATCCCAGGGCAACACCGGCCCTGCCTCTTTCTGGTTGCTCCTTTTCCTCATGAAGAACCCCGATGCCATGAAAGCCATCAGAAATGAAGTGGAGGAGGTTCTCCGTGAAACAGGCCAGGAGGTGAAGCCTGGTGGACCACTGATTAATCTGACCAGAGACATGCTTCTCAAAACCCCCATTCTGGACAGTGCGGTGGAGGAGAGCCTGCGCATGACAGCTGCCCCTGTGCTCACCAGGGCCGTCCTGCAGGACATGTCCCTGATGATGATCGATGGGCGGCAGTACAACATCCGAATGGGCGACAGAGTGTCCCTGTTTCCCTACACCGCAGTTCAGATGGACCCGGAGGTTCACCCTGATCCACACACCTTCAAGTACGACCGCTTCCTCAACCCAGAAGGTGGCAAAAAGACTGACTTCTACAAAGACGGAAAGAAGCTTAAGTACTACAACATGCCCTGGGGCGCTGGGGTCTCCATGTGCCCCGGAAGATTCTTCGCCACTAATGAGCTGAAACAGTTTGTGTTCCTCATGATCACATATTTTGACTTTGAGCTGAAAACCCCTGATGACGAGATTCCAGACATCGATACCAAGCGATGGGGGTTTGGAACCATGCAGCCAACCAGAGACATTCAGTTCAGATACAAGCTCAGATTTTAG